From a single Mycobacteriales bacterium genomic region:
- a CDS encoding PaaI family thioesterase codes for MERTRTYSWTDPVELAAAASGRTGLEFLLDMGEGRLPVPPIMETLGVGSISAEAGRVTFTLDPAEWHYNPIGTVHGGVLATLLDSAAGCAVQSTLPAGVGYTSLDLSVRFLRPVSVQSGPLRCTGEVLNAGKRTALAEARLTDERDRLLAHATSTCLILRP; via the coding sequence GTGGAGCGCACCCGCACCTACAGCTGGACGGACCCGGTCGAGCTGGCCGCGGCCGCGAGCGGCCGCACCGGGCTGGAGTTCCTGCTGGACATGGGCGAAGGCCGGCTGCCGGTGCCGCCGATCATGGAGACGCTCGGGGTCGGCTCGATCTCGGCCGAGGCGGGCCGGGTGACGTTCACGCTCGACCCGGCCGAGTGGCACTACAACCCGATCGGGACCGTGCACGGCGGCGTGCTGGCCACGCTGCTGGACTCGGCCGCCGGGTGCGCGGTGCAGTCGACGCTGCCCGCCGGGGTCGGCTACACCTCGCTGGACCTCTCGGTCCGGTTCCTGCGCCCGGTCTCCGTCCAGTCCGGGCCGCTGCGCTGCACCGGCGAGGTGCTCAACGCGGGCAAGCGGACCGCGCTGGCCGAGGCGAGGCTGACCGACGAACGGGACCGGCTGCTCGCCCACGCCACCTCGACCTGCTTGATCCTGCGCCCCTGA